TGCGCTTGAGGAGAGGGTGAAAAAGCTTGTAGAGCGACTAATACCAGGCGCCGACGTTGAGATAAGCGACGAGGGTGTAGTGATAGTCAATATACCGAGGATAGCGGCAAAGACGGTGATGAAGAAGATAAGGAAACTAAAGAAGCTCGAAGAAAAGTATGGTGTGCATATCCGTGTAAACCTTGTAGGCTAGTCACGGGTGTACTTCTTGCCCGAACCTCGTTCAAAGAAAGGCTTTCAAAAAGAACGCGACCTTGTCCTACGTTTCTGGAAGGCTGGTTTTGCTGCAGTAAGGGGACCTGCTAGTGGTGCACGAGCAAAAAGAATAGTTTATCCGGATGTTCTCGCCATTTACAATGGCTCTGTGTTTGTGTTCGAAGTTAAATACAGAGCTAAGCCCGAGACCATATACATAGAGAAGTCTAAGCTAGAGAGGCTGGAAGAGTTTGCAAGACGGGCGGGTGGGAAACTCCTCATAGCAGTAAAGTATGGTGGCGAGGAATGGAGGTTTGTTGATCCCGGGCTATGCCCCGAGACAAATGGGGGCAAGATTCGTGTAGACCCGAGGATAGTCGCGGAGAAGGGCATACCATTCTCTCAGTTTGTTAACGAGGTTAAGGGTCAAACTAGAATAACACGTTTTATGCGGAAAACGTAATGCCTTGTGTATACTCGTCTATAGTAGGGGTAGTTTTGGAATTCATAGTTCCTCTAGTCATTGTCGCAATGCTTGCTGGCCTGTTCTTGGCGATGAGCATCCGCATAGTGAAGGAGTATGAGCGTGCTGTGGTATTTCGTCTTGGTAGACTAGTTGGTGTTAAGGGACCTGGTCTCTTCTTCATAATACCCTTCATTGACACGATTAGGGTTGTCGACCTGCGTATACATGTTGTTGATGTTCCAAGCCAGGAGATAATAACTAAGGATAACGTTACTGTGGAGGTAGACGCGGTTGTCTATTACCGTGTGTTTGACCCGATTAAAGCAGTTACAGCTGTTTCAAACTATCACTATGCAGTAATGATGTATGCTCAGACAACACTAAGGGATATCATTGGTCAAGTTGAGCTTGACGAGTTGCTAACTAAGCGTGAAGAAATTAACAAGAGATTGCAACGTATACTTGATGAAGTCACAGACCCTTGGGGCATTAAAGTGACAGCTGTTACGCTCAAACAAGTAAAGCTCCCGGAGTCACTACTACGTGCAATGGCGTTACAAGCCGAGGCAGAGAGGCTCAGAAGGGCTAGGGTCATCGAGGCTGAGGGTGAGAGACAGGCCGCTCAGATTATGGCCGAGGCGGCTAGAATCTACGAGGATCATCCTATTGCGTTACGACTGAGAGAACTCCAAACGTTGATACAGATAGCGCGAGAGAAGAACATGATAGTGGTGGTTCCCTTTGGTGCTCTCTCAACAGCCATTGATATTGGAGTAGTTTCTGGTATAGCCAGGGCTGTCAGAGTAACAGAGAGTGGGAGACAGGAGCATGAGACGGGTTAGACTAGCGGCTCTAATCCTATTCTTTTTGTTTCCATTTGTCCTCGGCTCTCTTAACACGTGTGTTGTACACGCATATACGCAGAGGTGGGGACCCGGAGCCGTACTCGCGAAAGTACATGGTACTATCGACGAGGGTGTTAGGGCTTACATAGAGGAGGCTCTTGCGATCGCAAAGAACAAGCACTGGCCACTCATACTATACCTTGATACACCTGGCGGGTATCTCGACACGGCGCTGTCGATAGTTGACATGATAGACCGTTCTGGTGTGCCGGTAATCACCTATGCAGGTGGTAGATGGGCTGTTTCGGCAGGCACACTGATACTAATCTCGAGTCCATTAGCATATGCCTCGCCGCACACAGTCATAGGCTCGATGCAACCTGTGATGGTGACCCCGGAGGGTGTGAAACCGGTAAACTTCAGCAAGATAATCAACACGCTGCTCAAGATATTAGAGGTGCATTGCGAGGTCTATGGAAGGAACTATACCGCGGTAAAGCTCTTCGTAGTGAGTAACCTGAATCTCGATGGTGAAGAGGCTTACCGTTATCACGTCATAGATGGTGTTGCAAACAGTATAGATGAGCTTTTGGTAAAGATAAACGGTAGTATAGTGAAGCTCTACAACGGTGATGAAGCTCTTATTGTCGTAAACGGTCCTGTAGAGTATGTCGAGATGCCATTGAGATATAGAGTTGTTAGCTTCCTCTCAGACCCGACTATATCCAGCCTGCTACTCTCACTAGGCTCGCTCATAATCATAATCTCGCTAGCATCCGGGCATCTCATGTACGCGCCGTTAGGCCTTCTATTGCTACTCCTGGGTCTATTCGGGCTTGGATACACTGTAAACACATTGGCACTATTGCTAGTGATACTCGGAGCTATTCTACTAGCCATAGATATGATTGTCATACCTGGTTTCGGTATAACAGGTGCAACCGGTGCAATCATGCTAGTACTCGGCTTGGCTCTTCTACCCCTGAGTGGGAACCTGCTGGTTACTGCCGAATATGTGCGAATCTTGCTCTATACAGCCATATCGATAGGAGTCTTCTTTGCCGCGCTCTCCACGATAATAGCCTACAAGGTGGCAAGCGTCGTACGTAGCAAGCCAGTGTACCAACCCGACCCTATAGGCAAGAAGGGTAGGGCTCTAGACGAGATACATCCAGACAAGGAGGGTTTCGTGATAATAGAAGGAGAGTATTGGGTTGCGCGAAGTAGAGGGGGTGTGGTGAAACCCGGAGAGGAAGTGATAGTTGTCGGGAAGGACGGTCCAACGTTGATAGTGGAGAAGGCGTCTAAGGGAGGGTCAGCCGGGTAAGTTCTCCTCATCAACTCGGTCCGGGAGTAACTCTTCACACCCTCCGTCTTCTCTACACTCTAATCTCGCGCTGATAGGGCTTCCCGTGCTTAACCCAGACGACCCTGAGCGTTACTCGTTTGTCACTAGGAGCCTTCACCTTAACCTCGGTAGATTCTCCACTATCCAACGGTTCTACCTCAAGCCTCTCGATATGCTCACCGGGTACTATTGCTAGGAGCATCACGCGCTCAGGTTTAGTGGCGCCGCGGTTCACCAGCCTAACGGTGAGCTCTTCACCGGTCCTCTCGACACTTTCGATATGAATATCGGGTAGTGTGCGTCTCGCAACACTTACTATAAGTGTCGATATTCTAACAGGCCTCGAGCCTTTGACGTGCTCGAAACTGATGCGGTAAGCGCCGGTAACCGGTATGGTATCGAGGTTTACCTCCTCAACCCCCACGAAGCCAGTGATGCTCCTATCCTTGCTACCGTTGACACTAATCCTCACCATACTGTCACGTTGTGTTAATGCAAGCACTGCACGTACACTAGCATGCGTAGCGTCTTCGGGTATATCTCGCATGTTGATACTCAATGTGTAGGACTCGCCTGGGTTAAGTGCTAGGGCGCCGCTCAGGAACGCAAAACTAACTACGCTGTCTGGTACGTCGTACACCGCGAATAACCCTACATGCTCTACTGTGATTGGGTTGCTACCCTCATATGCTATCGTAACCTTGTGTACATCAGAATCGCCCTTGTATATTGGCGTAACGTCGAAAACAGTCTTTGAGTAGTAGCCCTCATCGTCACCTAGTTGTGCTATGCTCTTTGGCCTATACTCTCTCGAAACCGCTATGCCGTCAAACCAAAGACGCCATCTCATCCTCTCAGGGTATTCACGTGTAACCATGCCTATCTCGAGAAGCACACGTTTAACCTGTATGTTCGTTGGCGTGGGGAGGCTGAGCGACAGGGAGCCGATATTAGGGTTTGAGAGGCCACCCAGTCTCAATGGCGCAACAGTAGTAGTGTACACTATATCGCCCTGAACGTTCTCAAGCGCGTATATCTTCATGTCGCCTGCTACCATTCGAAATCCACCAGCTCCGCAATGACAATGTCAGAATCAACCTAATAACGCTATGCTCTTGGGTCCCTATAGGTCGATCAAGAAGGCGCGTCTCCTGGCTTGGGCTTCCTCCATCGTGCCCTTCACTACTATCTCGTAGAGTATTGCTTCTTTCTTCCCAGGCGCTGGGCGTAGAAGCCTTCCAAGCCTTTGGATGAACTGGCGTTTTGAGCTAGTACCCGAGAGGATTATACCAACGTTAGCATCGGGTATATCTAGACCTTCATCGCCGACAGTGGTGACAACAAGTATCCTAGCGCGTCCAGTCTTAAAGAGGTGGAGTGCCAGATCGCGTTTAACCCGATCAGTCTTACCGGTGATAACAGGCGCGCCAAGTAGAACACCGAGTTTCTTAGCCTGTTCCACATACTGCGTGAATATGATAACCTTGGAGCCCTTCGATGCCTCCTGTTCCGCAATCTCTTTTGCGAGTTTCAACTTGTTCTCAGCGTTGATGACTATCTTTCTCATCTCATTGAGTATCTTGAGAGCCTTTGATGCAGATTCGTCACCGGAAGCCGCCAGCCGTATGAGCTCGTTGATATCACGGCCTGCGGCGAGCTCGGCGTACTTCCTGCGAAGCTCCCTATACTTCATGGCCTCCTTTGGCGTTAGTGTGACGTACTTAGTGACTATCCTGTACTGGGCTAGGTAGCCCTGCGCAGCTAGCTCAGAGGCACTCTTACGGTAAATCAAGCCGCCCATCAACCGGAAGAGTTCAACGTGAAGCCCGTCTTCTCGCTCAGGCGTAGCCGAGAGGGCCATGCGGTAGGGCGCTAGTACGCCCTCAGCTATAAGCCGGAACCTCTCGGCGGGCAAGTGGTGAGCCTCATCCACTATGAGTAAAGCGAATTTGTCTCTAAGTTCATCTACACGCCTCCATGCTGTCTGGTACGTTGTCACGGTGATAGGCGCTATCCTCTTCTCTTCACCATAGAAGGCGCCCACCTCCCAAGGTGAGACTGTCAAGGCTTCGCGTATCTTCTCGACCCATTGTTTTAGCTGCTCACGCGTATACACGACTATGAGTGTTGGCACTTTTAACTCGGCTATTGCCGCCAGAGCTACTATAGTCTTGCCAGCACCGGTGGGTAACGCTATAACGCCACGATACTTGTTAGCCTTCCATGCTTCAAGAGCCTCACGTTGATATGGGCGAAGCTCGTAACGCAACGATATACTCTCGTTAAAAGGTTTTGGCTCCAGTAAGCCAGTCTCGTCAACAACCTCGAAACCCGCCCTACGAAGCTTATCAACAACATCGACCACAACGTAAGGCTTGACTATGAAGCCCTTAAGCTCCCTAGAATACCTCACGGTGCCGCCGAATTCGGCTAATAACTCGAGAAGCCTCTCCCGCGAACGAAGCACATAGAGACCATCCTCAACACGCAACCTTGCAATCTTCTCGGTCGCGCCCACGCCCGGTGGAAGCTCCTCCACGACACCTCCCATACTATCGATTATCGCGAGCACATCACGGAGTGAGAGGTTGGCGCGTCTAAGCTTAACCGGGTTTATCTCGAATATCCTCTCGCCATTCACAACCCCCTTATAATCGGCGAACTCGAGAACTTCCCGGAACTCATCCTCGCTTAGCCACCTTGAGAATTTTACACGGATACCCACTCAGCACACCTCCGTTAATTCAAGACCAGTCATGATACGTGGACGGCGTGTGTAAGAGCCACAGATCCTGCGTACAATCTCAACAGCCTTCTCCTCATTTGGCTCGTCTAGTACAACGACCCATAAGCCCCCAGCACTACGGTAATACAATATGTCCTCAGCGGGTGTGTCCCTAACCTCTCCCGGCGGCTCGCCTATACCCTCAAGACATACTCCCAACAATCTGAGCCTGTCACTATCCTCCTCAAGCAGAGGGGCATCATACCTATAGACCAGGGAGGCTCTCAAAGACTCCTTCTCGCACACTACTAGCTTCAAGATGGGCTCGTCGCGGATAATAGACTCGTTGAGAGCGTAGAGGGCTACATCCTCGTCAACAACGCGGGATAAGCGCTCAACGCTACGTCTTGAGGGGCCTGGGGGTCCTCGCGTGGGTTCAGCCATCACCGGTCAGCCCTTAAAACCCCAGTCATCCCCCGCTCTTAACCAGGGTTAAGCCAGCCGATTTAACCGGGGAGGTTGAGGCTTTTGTCTGCATTATCAAAGTACGATGCTATCCGTTTCAGGCTCCAGGTGGTATCCCTACTGCGTCTTCTGAAGAAGATATACTCGTATCGTGAGCTCTCCGCGATGACGGGGATCCCAGAGAGCGTCCTTTGTCGCTATGTCCGCGGGCAGACTATACCCAGCCTCGAGCAGGCACATGAGATAAAGAGGAGGCTCGAGGAGAACACCGACATACGCAAGATAGTTGCGAGTAGAGTAGAGCACCTACTCGAGGGTTATGTTGACCTAACCCAGGTAATCGGTGACCCAAGTCTCCTGCGCCTCATGGCATACTATGTGACGATGAAACTTGCTGGCAAGAGAGTCACTAAGGTACTCGTGCCAGAGACTAACGGTATACCATTCGCTACTATGATAGCCGATGTGTTAGAGGTGCCGCTTGTCATAGCAAAGAGGAACAAGGATAATCCCTACGAGGAGTACGTGGAGGCTAACGTGGTGGAGCCTAGTATACGCTCAACGATAACCTACTATATACCACGCCGCTTGATAAGCAGGCGCGACTCTGTACTCATAGTCGACGATCTAATACAATCTGGCAGGACGATTAGAGCCCTAGCTGCTAGCATAGAGAAGCTTGGTGCCAAGCCCGTCGCAACCGCGGCTATAGTTGCTGTTGGTGAGCCCCGTGTCTCGATACCCCAGCCTCTCATAGTATTGTTGCACCTTAGCGAACCTAGCCGGCTAGCTAGAGTGTGACGCATACCCGTATCTTGACTCTAGTGTAGTGTATAACCCCTTGAGGACAACTGGTTTTGCGGGTGCTTGTGGTGTCTGATGCACTTGTCAAGCAACGCGCTGAGATCATGAAGAAGGTTATTGAGCAGCAGAGGATGATCGCGGAGAAGATGAAGAAGGTAAGATACAAGCTCGTAATTCTCAGCGGCAAGGGTGGTGTAGGCAAATCTTTCGTAACAGCCAGTCTCGCCATGGCTCTAGCAATGAAGGGGCGTCGGGTGGCAGTCTTTGACGCCGATGTCCATGGGCCCTCGATACCTAAGATGCTGGGCGTTCATGGTAAGAGGATGTACGCGTTACCCGATGGAAGACTGTTGCCGGTTGAGGGACCGCTTGGAGTCAAGGTGGTATCGATAGACTTCCTTCTCGAGAGTGAGGAGCAGGCTGTGATATGGCGTGGGCCTTTGAAGACTGCAGCTATACGTGAGCTGCTAGCCTACACCGATTGGGGCGAGCTAGACTACCTCTTGGTTGATCTGCCGCCGGGTACGGGTGACGAGCAGCTGACGATAGCTCAGCTTATACCAGGGTTAAGCGGCACCATTATAGTCACGATACCGTCGGATGTAGCCAGGATTGTAGTGAAGAAGGCTATAACGTTTGCAAAGAGGCTGAATATACCCATAGTAGGCGTTATAGAGAACATGAGCTATTTCGAGTGTCCCGATGGCTCAAGGCACTACATTTTCGGGAAGGGTGCTGGCCGGAGGATAGCAGAGGAGATGGGCGTACCGTTCCTTGGTGAAATTCCAATCGACCCGAGGATATCCAAGGCTAATGACGAGGGTAAGCCCTTCTTCGTCGAGTATCCCGACTCGTCGGCTGCTAAAGCCTTCCTTGAGATAGCTGAACGCGTTATAGAGCGAGTGGAGGGTAAAGGAGAAGGCCGGAGCGAGAGTCAAGCGAAAGAGTGAGGCCTACGCCACCATCAATGTATCTCGTGCCTAGTAGGGTGCCAAGTAATCCCGATCCCCAATGGGTGCAGTGAAGGCCAATGACTAGATTAGCTCTCTCCAGGGCGAGGTGCGCTACCTCCTCTATATCGTCTCTGCTCGCGTTCTTTAGGTGGAACCCACCCATCAAGATGTCAACGTGTTTTGCATTGGACCAGTAGAAGATTTGTCTTAGGCCGGCGTGCCCACATGCAACTATAAGCAGACGGTAGTCTGCGACGTTAAGCGTGAGTGATATCTCGCCGCTTGAACCTACCGGGCCGAAGGCCTCTACGCCTGGTGCAACAGTGACTCGGCCCCTGACATAGGCGGTGCGTTCAACCATTACGTTCTCTAGTATCTCGGATACCCGGTTTGATACGCCTCGAGGCTCTGGCAGGTAGACTATACGTGGTTTGAGAACCTCGCCAAGCTCCCTAAGCGCATAGTAGTGGTCGCGGTGCATATGTGATATTATGATGTGGTCTACCCTTTCAATCGGGGTGCCCAGTAACCTGGCATTGTGGAGGAGAGCCCACGGTGACCCACTAACGTCGAACAGAAGTCTCCACTTGGATGCCCCCGAGCCGACCTCAATGTAGATTGACAAGCCATAGTCTGTTGCTAAATCCTCGCGCAATGAGAGGTTGTCGACCAGCACTGTGAGGCGGGCATATTCTGGTTTCTCCACCCTCAGCCTCCCTGCCCCACCCCAAGCCTACCATGATTAACCCTTGCTATAGTGTCTACAGTGGGGGGCTCCGGGCTTGAAGATAACCGAGATTGTTCGTGTCGATAGTAAAGGTAGGATAACAATACCAATGGTTGTTCGTGACGCTCTTAACATAGTTGAGGGGATGCACCTCATACTGGTTGCTGATCCTGACAAGCGGGAGATTGTCCTCTCGCCGATATTCGCTCCCGTGGCGCACGTCTATGAGATCTATCTAGAGCTGCGTGACACTCCCGGGGCTCTAGCCAAGGTCTCCGAGGAGCTGGCAAAGATGGGTGTAGACCAGTTGACGACACAGTGTGCGGCAGTTAAGCGTGGAGAGTACGCAGAGTGCGTCATTGTAGCCGATTTTAGCAAGGTGAGGATGTCGCCGGAGGAGGTCAAACAGAGGCTGATAGAGCTTGACGAGGTGCGGCTCGTTAGTATTAGGAAGCTGCACAGGTAGTCCCTAGACGGAGGCAAAGAGCGGCATGTGCATAGTCAAGGTCGGGTGTTGTGGTTTTCCCGTAGCACGGGCAAGGTACTTCGAGCAGTTTAGGCTCGTGGAGGTGCAACAGACCTTCTACAAGCTCCCTACCCGGGAGACCCTCGAGAGATGGAGGAGAGAGGCTCCCCAGGATTTCGAGTATACGGTGAAAGCCTGGCAGGTGGTCACGCACCCTCCGAGCAGCCCCACGTGGCGCAAGGCTGGGTTGAAACCCGAACCCGGAAAGGAGGATAGGTACGGTCTACTCAGACCGACGCCCGAGAACTTCGAGGCGTGGAAGAAGACCGTGGAGGCTGCCGACATACTAAACGCCAGGATAATCGTTGTACAGACGCCGCCGAGCTTCGGCTACAGTGAAGAGAACCTGCGCAACGCTCTCGAGTTCTTCCGAGAGGCGGCCAAGTATGGGAAAACCATCGGGTGGGAGCCTCGCGGCACCTGGCATGAACACCCCGAGGCGATTAGGAGGATAGTCGAGGAGACCGGCGTGATACACGTTGTGGATCTTCTACGGAGATGGCCGGTCGTCGTAGGCAGGATAGCCTACGTGAGGTTGCATGGTCTCGGTGGTCGCGAGGTGAACTACCGATACAAGTATACGGATCAGGACCTGGAGGAGCTGGTCGCTAGGGTCAAGAAGCTTTGTAGTGAGGGCGCCGAGGAGGTATACGTGCTATTCAACAACGTCTATATGTTTGACGATGCGCGGAGATTCAGGGAGAAGGCGAGAAACGCCGGTCTGGACGTATCCTAGTCCTATGGGGCGGTGAGGAGGCTCTACCAGCGATGAGGGCCCCAGTCGCCCCGTGAAGATACCGACCACCAGCCGAGCCCCACACGGCCCCGTTTAAACGCCGGGAAGCGTAGGCCCTCCTCGCGGTGCTGGACTAGTGGAGGCTAGGCTGCCCAGTCTCGAGCGTATTGTGGAGCATCTCCGTAGGCTTGTGGAGGTCTATGCGCCGACTGGGGAGGAGGAGCGGTTACACCCGGTTCTCCGCGAGATAGCAGAGGAGCTAGGCGCAGACTACGTGATAGACGAGGTCGGGAACTTTTTCATTGTTAGCGGCGACGGCCACCCCAACATTGTTCTTGTGAGTCACCTTGACACCGTGCCCGGCGAGCTACCCGTTCGGGTGGAGGGCACTACCGTCTGGGGTCGTGGCGCTGTAGATGCGCGCGCCCCGCTCTTGGCGATGGTGTACGCGGCGGCCCTCTACAAAGGGCCGTGCACAGTTTGGGGTGGCGGCGTTGTTGCCGAGGAGGGCGACTCGCGTGGTGCCTGGCACCTGGTACGGAAGGGCGTCAAGCCAGACTACATAATCATTGGCGAGCCTAGCGGCACTACCGGTGTAGTGATAGGGTATCGAGGCTCTGCACCCAGCAGAGTGGTGTGTAGGGGGAGAGGTGGGCACGGCGCTAGTCCTTGGGATGCAGACTCGGCGCTCGAGAAGCTCATAGACTACTATGTTTCGTTGAGGAACCGATCTGGCAGAAGCTTCAACGAGATAACTGCCGTTGCGACCATCATCAGGGCCGGTGACTATCCAAACAAGCTCCCAGAGGAGGCGGTGGCACACCTCGATGTTCGTGTGCCGCCAGGCAAGAGCATCGAGGATGTGAGGGCATTCCTAGAGGAGGGTCTACCGCGAGACTGTCGCGTAGAGGTACTGGGCTATACGCCAGGGATACGTGTCAGACCCAACGATCCGGTGCCGCGTGCCTTGATACGCGGTTTGATACGCGAAGGGGCCAAACCGAGAATACTCCTCAAGCACGGCACAAGCGATATGAACATCCTTGCCCAGGTAGCAAGGAGTATCGCAGCGTATGGACCAGGAGACTCGAGGCTAGCGCACAGCACGGAAGAGAGGGTGGATGCAAAGGAAGTGCTCCTTGCGACGCGCGTCCTCATACACGCTATTCGCGAGCTATGCGAGACACTACGACGGAGACAGACGCGACACTCCTAACGCCACAGAGCCTAGCATGGATGCAGTAGAACTCCTCGTTAATAGGAGCCCAGACCAACACGCCATAACCGCCAGCCAGTATGACACCCGCAACATCCTCGTCAACACGGTCACCAACATGAACCAACCTACTTGTATCAACTCCGAGGGCCTCGGCAATGGCCTTAAATGCTCTGACATCCGGCTTAGCAGCACCAATCTCGTCTGAGAACAGGATAGCGTCAAAGAAACCAGCTAACCCAGCAGCCTCCAAAACACGGCGTGTGACCCTGCCAGGCCAGAAGAGCACGTTACCAAGGATACCGACGCGGAAACCGAGGCTCTTAACCCCCTCGACAGCTTCACGTGCACCAGGAAGCAGTAATTCTCTCGCAGAACCGACAAGCACACTCTCAACAACAGAGAAGAGGAGATCAACCGTAATGCCTACTTCCCTAGCGACTATCTCGGCACCACGCTTCGCGTCAAACCAACCCTCGGACCTCCTAGAGCGTCTAGCCAGCTTAGCACCTCGCTTCAAAGCCTCAAGAACGTTTTCTTGCTCGGTGTTAAGCTCCTCGGCGAGCCTCTGAGCGATGAGCGAGTAAGCCTTGGTAAGGTTCAAGAGTGTGCCCCACACGTCAAAAGACACTGCGAAGCTCACTTGAAGTACACCCTAGGCGATGCGGACAAAAGCTACAATTTTTAAGCAACTCCCGCGCTGATGACAGAATTAGTGATACACGAGTTATACTAGGTCCAGACTACAAGGAGGCGAAAGACGAGTACATAACTAGAAGTTGGGTCGTATATGCTTTGAAACCAGCATCGCGAGAAACACCGGTAATCGAAAATGTTATCAGACTAGCATACAAGCGTGGTGAGGAGAAGCGCGTGCCAAGCCTGCCACTTGAACTCGAGCCTGTCCTTGCCAAGAGTGTGGCAAAACGGCTACGAGAGCAATACGGGATTACCATTGAGCCTGGCTCGCTCGTACCAAGAAAGTGCAATGGCAGGGAAATAGGAGTACTCATAGCCATCGAGGGACTAGATGGAGCAGGGACTACAACTACGTCTCTTGCGCTCGCAAGTATACTGCGCTTGTTTGTGAAGAACGGAAAGGCGGTTTACACCAAAGAGCCTACTGATAACCCAATAGGCGTGCTAATCAAGAGCATACTCCGCGGGCATGTCGACAAATCACTCATGCGCCCTGATATACTCACACATCTATTCATAGCTGATAGGATACACCACGTCTATGAGGAGAACGTAGCTCCGGGTGCTCGTGGAGTCGTCGGGGCAGTGGCGCAAGGGTACCTCGTTGTCACAGACCGCTACAAGTATAGCAACATAGCCTACCAATCAAGCATGGATGAGACCAACACCTACACTATGGAGGATATAATGGCACTCAACGCTGTCACGCCACCAGCGCACATACTCCTATACCTTGATGTTGAGCCAGAGGAGGCCTTGCGAAGAATAACAACTACCAGGAAGGTTCTCGAAACAACCGAGAACCTCGAACTTCTCAGAAAAGTGCGTAACGCGTATCAAAAGCTACTTGTCATGCTCAAAGAGAATCCAGAATGGCCAGCAGCGAGCCCAGGAGAGACACCATGGGTTACGCATGTTGAGAGGACAACTGGTATAAGCGTTGAATGCATCTATCCACGAGATGCACAGTATCCCGTCATAATCAAAGTATATGAGCGTGATATGAGCGTCGAGGAGATGTTAGTAGAGTCCCTGACCCGTGTGATAGCCAAACTGGTCGAAACGGGGCATCTAGTTCAAGAAAACGGGAATGAGCATGGTGTATAGCGTAGATGCATTCAACGCTCATACTAGTTGCCCTCTCAACAAGTGTGCTTTGCCCCTCTAGACTCCAAGATGGCTAGACATAATTCGACATGGTTTCAAGATCGTGATATATCATTATCGAGTTCTTAGAGGCGCGTGCTCTTCG
The Pyrolobus fumarii 1A DNA segment above includes these coding regions:
- a CDS encoding AbrB/MazE/SpoVT family DNA-binding domain-containing protein codes for the protein MKITEIVRVDSKGRITIPMVVRDALNIVEGMHLILVADPDKREIVLSPIFAPVAHVYEIYLELRDTPGALAKVSEELAKMGVDQLTTQCAAVKRGEYAECVIVADFSKVRMSPEEVKQRLIELDEVRLVSIRKLHR
- a CDS encoding slipin family protein; the encoded protein is MLAGLFLAMSIRIVKEYERAVVFRLGRLVGVKGPGLFFIIPFIDTIRVVDLRIHVVDVPSQEIITKDNVTVEVDAVVYYRVFDPIKAVTAVSNYHYAVMMYAQTTLRDIIGQVELDELLTKREEINKRLQRILDEVTDPWGIKVTAVTLKQVKLPESLLRAMALQAEAERLRRARVIEAEGERQAAQIMAEAARIYEDHPIALRLRELQTLIQIAREKNMIVVVPFGALSTAIDIGVVSGIARAVRVTESGRQEHETG
- a CDS encoding DUF72 domain-containing protein, whose protein sequence is MCIVKVGCCGFPVARARYFEQFRLVEVQQTFYKLPTRETLERWRREAPQDFEYTVKAWQVVTHPPSSPTWRKAGLKPEPGKEDRYGLLRPTPENFEAWKKTVEAADILNARIIVVQTPPSFGYSEENLRNALEFFREAAKYGKTIGWEPRGTWHEHPEAIRRIVEETGVIHVVDLLRRWPVVVGRIAYVRLHGLGGREVNYRYKYTDQDLEELVARVKKLCSEGAEEVYVLFNNVYMFDDARRFREKARNAGLDVS
- the hjc gene encoding Holliday junction resolvase Hjc; its protein translation is MPEPRSKKGFQKERDLVLRFWKAGFAAVRGPASGARAKRIVYPDVLAIYNGSVFVFEVKYRAKPETIYIEKSKLERLEEFARRAGGKLLIAVKYGGEEWRFVDPGLCPETNGGKIRVDPRIVAEKGIPFSQFVNEVKGQTRITRFMRKT
- a CDS encoding NfeD family protein → MRRVRLAALILFFLFPFVLGSLNTCVVHAYTQRWGPGAVLAKVHGTIDEGVRAYIEEALAIAKNKHWPLILYLDTPGGYLDTALSIVDMIDRSGVPVITYAGGRWAVSAGTLILISSPLAYASPHTVIGSMQPVMVTPEGVKPVNFSKIINTLLKILEVHCEVYGRNYTAVKLFVVSNLNLDGEEAYRYHVIDGVANSIDELLVKINGSIVKLYNGDEALIVVNGPVEYVEMPLRYRVVSFLSDPTISSLLLSLGSLIIIISLASGHLMYAPLGLLLLLLGLFGLGYTVNTLALLLVILGAILLAIDMIVIPGFGITGATGAIMLVLGLALLPLSGNLLVTAEYVRILLYTAISIGVFFAALSTIIAYKVASVVRSKPVYQPDPIGKKGRALDEIHPDKEGFVIIEGEYWVARSRGGVVKPGEEVIVVGKDGPTLIVEKASKGGSAG
- a CDS encoding phosphoribosyltransferase family protein, with product MSALSKYDAIRFRLQVVSLLRLLKKIYSYRELSAMTGIPESVLCRYVRGQTIPSLEQAHEIKRRLEENTDIRKIVASRVEHLLEGYVDLTQVIGDPSLLRLMAYYVTMKLAGKRVTKVLVPETNGIPFATMIADVLEVPLVIAKRNKDNPYEEYVEANVVEPSIRSTITYYIPRRLISRRDSVLIVDDLIQSGRTIRALAASIEKLGAKPVATAAIVAVGEPRVSIPQPLIVLLHLSEPSRLARV
- a CDS encoding Mrp/NBP35 family ATP-binding protein, translating into MSDALVKQRAEIMKKVIEQQRMIAEKMKKVRYKLVILSGKGGVGKSFVTASLAMALAMKGRRVAVFDADVHGPSIPKMLGVHGKRMYALPDGRLLPVEGPLGVKVVSIDFLLESEEQAVIWRGPLKTAAIRELLAYTDWGELDYLLVDLPPGTGDEQLTIAQLIPGLSGTIIVTIPSDVARIVVKKAITFAKRLNIPIVGVIENMSYFECPDGSRHYIFGKGAGRRIAEEMGVPFLGEIPIDPRISKANDEGKPFFVEYPDSSAAKAFLEIAERVIERVEGKGEGRSESQAKE
- a CDS encoding MBL fold metallo-hydrolase, which encodes MEKPEYARLTVLVDNLSLREDLATDYGLSIYIEVGSGASKWRLLFDVSGSPWALLHNARLLGTPIERVDHIIISHMHRDHYYALRELGEVLKPRIVYLPEPRGVSNRVSEILENVMVERTAYVRGRVTVAPGVEAFGPVGSSGEISLTLNVADYRLLIVACGHAGLRQIFYWSNAKHVDILMGGFHLKNASRDDIEEVAHLALERANLVIGLHCTHWGSGLLGTLLGTRYIDGGVGLTLSLDSRSGLLLYPPLAL
- a CDS encoding DEAD/DEAH box helicase — protein: MGIRVKFSRWLSEDEFREVLEFADYKGVVNGERIFEINPVKLRRANLSLRDVLAIIDSMGGVVEELPPGVGATEKIARLRVEDGLYVLRSRERLLELLAEFGGTVRYSRELKGFIVKPYVVVDVVDKLRRAGFEVVDETGLLEPKPFNESISLRYELRPYQREALEAWKANKYRGVIALPTGAGKTIVALAAIAELKVPTLIVVYTREQLKQWVEKIREALTVSPWEVGAFYGEEKRIAPITVTTYQTAWRRVDELRDKFALLIVDEAHHLPAERFRLIAEGVLAPYRMALSATPEREDGLHVELFRLMGGLIYRKSASELAAQGYLAQYRIVTKYVTLTPKEAMKYRELRRKYAELAAGRDINELIRLAASGDESASKALKILNEMRKIVINAENKLKLAKEIAEQEASKGSKVIIFTQYVEQAKKLGVLLGAPVITGKTDRVKRDLALHLFKTGRARILVVTTVGDEGLDIPDANVGIILSGTSSKRQFIQRLGRLLRPAPGKKEAILYEIVVKGTMEEAQARRRAFLIDL